The Polyangium aurulentum genomic interval AGCGTCTGCGCCGCCCCGAGCACGTGCCGGCCGAGCCCCACGAGGTGCGGCCATTTCGCAGACTCGAAGCCGACCGCAGAGACGAGCACGCGGCCCTCGTCGACGGCGACCACCGCCGCGGTCGACGTGCAACGCAGCTCGTCGGCGATCGAGCGGACGAACCAGCCCAGGCGCGGATCGGTGGGCGCCTCTCGCAGCGAGCGGACGGAGACCGAGGGCGGCGTGGGGAGCGACTCGACGGCGACGGGATCGTCGTGCTCGTCGCCTGCCAGCAAATCTTGCGCGGCGGCGCGCAGAACGTCGATCGATGCGTCGCGCGGCAGGACCACGCCGATGCCGAGGTGCGAGCGCAGCGCGGAGGCGAACGCGCGCAGCTCCGAGAACGGGGAGGTGACGATCACCTTCGTCGCGCGCGTCGTGCCCTTGGTGCGCAGCCAGTCGAGGACCTCGAAGCCGTCGACGACGGGCAACGAGAGAGAGGTGACGAGCAGCGCGGGCGTCCCGAAGCGGCGAAGCAGCCAGATCGCCCGCTCGCCGTCGTGGGCGACGAGAGGGATCAGCCCGAGGGCGTCGACGACGGCGACCTGGGCGGCAGAGAGAGATGGATCGGGCTCGGCGACAAGCGCGAATCTCGACATGGCGTTCCTCCTCGATGCTCGGGGCGGTGGGGTGTCGCTCCTCCGATACAACAAGCCTCGTGCCACATCCTTCTACGCCGGTTTCGTGCGGTGGGAAGGGCGAATCGCGCCGTAGTTGCGCAATCCGCGCGGGCCGAGGGTGGCCGCGCTGAGGTCTCGAGGTCGCAGTGATGCCTCGGCGTCTCTGCACATCTGCAATGCAGCGAGGCCCCGCACGTTTCACGTGTGACCGGGACCCACACCGCCGCACCCGTCCAGGACGAGGCTGGCACCGCGGTAATCGCTGGAGTGGGGATTGACAGGCCTCGTTCGGAGCCTTCTCTCCAGCGATGCCAGGCGGCTCACCCGCCAGCGATTGTCACAGCAAGCTCTGTTGCTCGCCGAGGGGCCGCAGGTTCTCCGGGCCCTCATTGCGCGGGTTGTTCACCCGGGGGCTCACCGGGGTGAGGACGAGGTCCTCGCCGCCCGCGTGGTTGATCATCGATTGAAGCAGGTCCATCCGCTTCTCCTCGGGATCGAGCCACGCGCCGTACGACGCCGGGGGGATGATGACCGGCATGCGATCGTGCACCTCGATCACGTTCGGGTGAGCCTCGGTCGTGATGATGGTGAAGGTGTCGAGCGGCTCGCCCTCGGGGCTCTTCCAGCGAGCCCACAGGCCCGCGAAGGCGAAGGGCTGGCTGTCTTTACGGTGAATCCAGCATGGCTGCTTCTTTCCGCCTGGAAGCTTCTTCCATTCGTAAAAGCCGTCGGTGACGACGAGGCAGCGCTTGCTCTTGAAGCTCGAGCGGTAGGCGGGCTTTTCGGGCGCGGTGTCGCCGCGGGCGTTGATCATGCGGCTGCCGATCGCGACGTCCTTGGCCCAGGCGGGCACGAGCCCCCAGCGCAAGAGCGACAGCGAGCGCTTTGCCCCCGGCTCGACGACCCGCACCACAGGCGCGTCCTGTGTCGGCGAAACGTTGTACCGAGGCGAGAACGCCGGGAATTCATCCACGCCGAAGAGGGGGCCGATCAGGTTGGGGGCGACGTTGGTCAGGGTGTAACGGCCGCACATACTTG includes:
- a CDS encoding SOS response-associated peptidase — its product is MCGRYTLTNVAPNLIGPLFGVDEFPAFSPRYNVSPTQDAPVVRVVEPGAKRSLSLLRWGLVPAWAKDVAIGSRMINARGDTAPEKPAYRSSFKSKRCLVVTDGFYEWKKLPGGKKQPCWIHRKDSQPFAFAGLWARWKSPEGEPLDTFTIITTEAHPNVIEVHDRMPVIIPPASYGAWLDPEEKRMDLLQSMINHAGGEDLVLTPVSPRVNNPRNEGPENLRPLGEQQSLL